One stretch of Halobacillus litoralis DNA includes these proteins:
- a CDS encoding DUF3899 domain-containing protein translates to MKNKWLMFGLNMAIVTILFIALAPAYDLFHYINQLFYIAYFYIFIGIIMWVVRGGFFDGITYGFRRFTNRMSKQRDYLDDWEEKPLPSQTVHQSLPKFFLFHGTLLSISLLALLFLYYSG, encoded by the coding sequence ATGAAAAATAAATGGTTGATGTTCGGTTTAAATATGGCGATCGTTACGATCCTGTTTATCGCTCTCGCCCCTGCTTACGATTTATTTCATTATATTAACCAGCTCTTCTACATCGCATACTTCTATATATTCATTGGTATTATCATGTGGGTCGTTCGTGGTGGATTCTTTGATGGAATCACTTACGGGTTCAGACGTTTTACTAACCGAATGTCTAAACAAAGAGATTACTTGGATGATTGGGAAGAGAAACCCCTCCCCTCTCAAACTGTCCACCAATCTCTACCCAAGTTCTTCTTGTTCCATGGGACATTGTTAAGCATAAGTTTACTGGCTTTACTTTTTCTTTACTATTCAGGATAA
- the trpS gene encoding tryptophan--tRNA ligase, with translation MTKTIFSGIQPSGTLTLGNYIGAMKHFTDLQDDNHCYFCIVDEHAITVPQERLKLRENIRSLAALYLASGIDPEKATLFIQSEVPAHTQLGWMLQCVSYIGELERMTQFKDKSAGGKEGVSSGLLTYPPLMAADILLYKTDIVPVGDDQKQHLELTRNLAQRFNNKFNDIFTVPEVSIPKEGARIMSLQEPTKKMSKSDENQKAFISMLDDEKKIMKKIKSAVTDSDGIVKYDKENKPGVSNLLTIESACSGASIEELEQKYEGKGYGDFKVGVAEAVIAVLKPIQERYETLIQSEELDDILDEGAEKASYEANKMIRKAKKAMGLGRVKKKK, from the coding sequence ATGACAAAAACAATCTTCTCTGGTATTCAACCAAGTGGTACGCTAACACTTGGAAACTACATTGGAGCTATGAAACACTTTACAGATTTGCAGGACGATAACCACTGCTATTTTTGTATTGTGGATGAGCACGCAATAACTGTCCCGCAAGAGCGCTTGAAATTAAGAGAAAACATCCGTTCTCTGGCAGCTCTCTACTTAGCTTCAGGAATTGATCCTGAAAAAGCGACCCTTTTCATTCAATCCGAAGTTCCCGCTCACACCCAGCTGGGTTGGATGTTACAGTGCGTCAGCTACATTGGTGAACTGGAGCGTATGACGCAATTCAAGGACAAATCTGCCGGCGGAAAAGAAGGTGTATCTTCAGGACTCCTTACTTATCCTCCACTGATGGCGGCAGATATTCTCCTTTATAAAACGGATATCGTACCTGTCGGGGATGATCAGAAACAGCACTTGGAACTCACAAGAAATTTAGCTCAACGATTCAATAATAAGTTCAATGACATTTTCACCGTTCCAGAAGTAAGCATTCCCAAAGAAGGTGCGCGAATCATGTCTCTTCAAGAGCCTACGAAGAAAATGAGCAAGTCTGATGAAAATCAGAAAGCGTTTATTTCCATGCTGGATGATGAAAAGAAAATTATGAAGAAAATTAAGAGTGCAGTCACAGATTCAGATGGCATTGTGAAGTATGATAAAGAAAACAAGCCTGGTGTTTCTAACCTATTGACAATTGAATCTGCTTGCAGTGGTGCAAGTATCGAAGAGTTGGAGCAAAAGTATGAAGGAAAAGGATACGGTGATTTCAAAGTAGGGGTAGCAGAAGCCGTTATTGCTGTTTTGAAACCTATCCAGGAACGTTACGAAACTTTAATCCAATCAGAGGAACTGGATGATATCTTAGATGAAGGTGCAGAGAAAGCATCCTATGAAGCAAACAAAATGATCCGCAAGGCAAAGAAAGCCATGGGTCTTGGCCGCGTGAAGAAGAAGAAATAG
- a CDS encoding YjbA family protein produces the protein MLYMHDLWVNWFEGEENGYNVCRFHEWRKEDGIELIDQIPLILISDELFNFIENDLQDLPASLLQDVHRKTYMKKNQERHTVEYAAVVTNGKDVLVFDTIGYTLPVKKSRLIPRQERLVFEMVQGKEPEHYLIEEKVLKEHHILSLDPRKMSGLTRRERQLKQLLMMALDQLKQSDHPEEIRYWLTEWNPAQYPTIKQFSNDEAWDRLYEGTCNGWSMAHEELCKKMVKGQAFFETIWQGENEGVSQHMKSQN, from the coding sequence ATGTTATACATGCATGATCTGTGGGTGAACTGGTTTGAAGGTGAAGAGAATGGGTATAACGTCTGTCGTTTTCATGAATGGCGCAAAGAGGATGGAATTGAGCTGATCGATCAAATTCCTTTGATTTTAATCAGTGATGAACTATTCAATTTTATTGAGAATGATTTGCAAGATCTACCAGCATCGCTGCTTCAGGATGTCCATCGCAAAACGTACATGAAGAAAAATCAAGAACGTCACACGGTTGAATATGCAGCAGTTGTAACGAATGGCAAGGATGTCCTGGTATTTGATACGATTGGCTACACACTTCCAGTTAAGAAGAGCCGTTTAATTCCCAGACAAGAGCGTCTTGTATTTGAAATGGTACAAGGAAAAGAACCTGAGCACTATTTAATAGAAGAAAAAGTTTTAAAAGAACATCATATATTATCATTAGACCCTAGGAAAATGTCAGGATTGACACGGAGAGAACGACAACTAAAACAGCTTTTGATGATGGCACTCGATCAGTTGAAGCAATCAGATCATCCCGAAGAAATCCGCTATTGGCTGACGGAATGGAACCCTGCGCAATATCCGACCATAAAGCAATTCTCAAATGATGAAGCATGGGACCGTTTATATGAAGGAACATGTAATGGATGGTCAATGGCTCACGAAGAACTATGCAAAAAGATGGTGAAAGGGCAGGCTTTCTTTGAAACGATATGGCAAGGGGAGAATGAAGGGGTTTCTCAACATATGAAAAGCCAGAATTGA